In the Maridesulfovibrio ferrireducens genome, one interval contains:
- a CDS encoding ABC transporter substrate-binding protein, producing MKKIIISSVVMAVMLFATAAFATIKVGLLSDLTGPTSSVGTPYAQGIKDCTAYVNANGGINGEQIELIQVDYAYNVQQALSAYKRFKSKGIVALQGWGTGDTEALVRFVSRDKIPVFSASYSPHLMDPSKAPYNFTIAPDYSTQGRAGLKYIKDTWTEKRAPRIAFVYPDKPYGHVPLPAMKEYAKELGFEVTGDETLDLKAMDATPQILGLKKQKADFVWVGGTTPSTAVLMKDAEKLGFKGKFLVNIWGNDENLAKMAGPACEGNLGMQAAAVYGQDVPGMKIIETETKGQPQMTHYLRGFVSTMVMVEGMKKAAANGKITGENIKNALETMRDYDPMGLAPAISFYPEDHRPSMAVNVCTVKDGKLEFVQTVSLPRDAKWLGK from the coding sequence ATGAAAAAGATCATAATTTCATCGGTAGTCATGGCAGTGATGCTCTTTGCAACCGCAGCTTTTGCAACAATAAAAGTAGGACTTCTTTCCGATCTTACAGGCCCCACCTCCAGCGTGGGAACACCTTACGCTCAGGGCATTAAAGATTGCACTGCTTACGTGAACGCCAACGGCGGAATCAACGGCGAACAGATTGAACTGATTCAGGTTGATTATGCTTACAACGTGCAGCAGGCACTTTCTGCGTATAAACGATTTAAATCTAAAGGCATCGTTGCCTTGCAGGGTTGGGGAACAGGTGACACCGAAGCTCTCGTCCGTTTTGTATCCCGCGATAAAATCCCCGTATTTTCTGCGTCCTACTCGCCTCACCTCATGGACCCTTCAAAAGCTCCATACAACTTCACAATAGCACCTGACTACTCAACACAGGGGCGTGCAGGACTGAAATATATCAAAGACACATGGACTGAAAAACGCGCTCCCCGCATTGCTTTTGTCTATCCAGACAAGCCTTACGGACACGTTCCACTTCCAGCCATGAAAGAATATGCCAAGGAACTCGGATTTGAAGTCACCGGAGATGAAACCCTCGACCTCAAAGCAATGGATGCAACTCCTCAAATTCTCGGCCTGAAAAAACAGAAAGCCGACTTCGTATGGGTAGGTGGGACAACTCCTTCCACAGCAGTGCTTATGAAAGACGCTGAAAAACTCGGATTTAAGGGCAAATTTCTCGTAAACATCTGGGGAAATGACGAAAACCTTGCCAAAATGGCCGGACCGGCCTGTGAAGGCAATCTCGGCATGCAGGCTGCGGCTGTTTACGGTCAGGACGTACCGGGCATGAAAATCATTGAAACAGAAACCAAAGGTCAGCCTCAAATGACCCATTACCTGCGCGGATTCGTATCCACAATGGTAATGGTCGAAGGCATGAAGAAAGCTGCTGCCAATGGCAAAATAACGGGTGAAAACATTAAGAACGCACTTGAAACAATGCGTGATTATGACCCGATGGGACTTGCCCCTGCAATCAGCTTCTACCCCGAAGATCACAGACCCAGCATGGCTGTTAACGTCTGTACTGTTAAAGACGGCAAACTTGAATTCGTCCAGACAGTTTCTTTGCCTCGTGATGCAAAGTGGCTGGGTAAATAG
- a CDS encoding sensor domain-containing protein: MDITIRALLLDNSLICFALGFIMLLFSFFHKRYRGFILISLAYLCLSIAFLLSTSRSFLPEYSIIASKTLGLASLILMKIGIERFRQIPHKLIKLSLLLLCAIFASSYFFTFITPDTLALEISFSVLISLQLALCIWATLRKTKKLKSYQFMLVFAGLLLIIALSTKIFAMIKCQNFQTTWQYWAHMLAYSFALIASSFAFIWGSVERAEIEKDNQTAKLEQNYHFMDAFLDAIPLPVFYKDKELRYRNINQALSEIVGLPKDQILGKTTMEVVPTKLAKLSKAHDIAVLETGQTQKYETSFPFSDGLHHEIEVKKSAFIDSSGEICGIAGAFTDITERKIYEAKIKHLALHDQVTGLPNRNMFYAQLKKSIAMAKRNKYTLALLYIDLDGFKSVNDDFGHDAGDTLLRTIGKRLSTAVRESDTACRIGGDEFTVLVEMYNDPADVIIVAEKIRKGLAEPATCESHPCQTSASIGIALYPQDAESSRDLVKAADTAMYSAKQQGKNRICFYNDKI; this comes from the coding sequence ATGGACATCACAATCAGAGCTCTTCTCCTCGACAATTCCCTCATTTGTTTTGCGCTTGGATTCATCATGCTGCTCTTTTCTTTTTTCCACAAAAGATATCGCGGATTCATCCTTATCAGTTTAGCATACCTATGTTTAAGCATCGCATTCCTACTGTCCACTTCCCGTTCTTTTTTACCTGAATATTCAATCATTGCATCAAAAACACTGGGTTTAGCTTCTCTGATATTGATGAAGATAGGCATTGAACGTTTTCGGCAGATACCGCATAAGCTAATTAAATTATCATTACTGCTTCTTTGCGCGATCTTCGCTTCATCTTATTTTTTTACGTTCATAACTCCAGATACTTTAGCTCTCGAAATATCCTTTTCCGTACTGATTTCCCTGCAACTGGCTCTCTGCATTTGGGCAACCTTGCGTAAAACTAAAAAACTAAAAAGCTATCAGTTCATGCTTGTATTCGCAGGCCTGCTATTAATTATCGCCCTTTCCACTAAAATATTCGCAATGATAAAATGTCAGAACTTTCAAACTACCTGGCAGTATTGGGCTCATATGCTGGCCTACTCTTTTGCATTAATAGCATCATCTTTCGCTTTTATCTGGGGCAGTGTAGAGCGGGCTGAAATTGAAAAAGATAACCAAACAGCTAAACTGGAACAAAACTATCACTTCATGGACGCGTTTCTAGACGCAATTCCATTACCGGTTTTCTACAAAGACAAGGAGTTGCGCTACCGCAACATCAATCAGGCTTTAAGCGAAATAGTAGGCCTCCCCAAAGATCAAATTCTCGGCAAAACAACAATGGAAGTTGTCCCTACGAAACTTGCTAAACTCAGCAAAGCTCATGATATTGCAGTGCTTGAAACAGGACAAACCCAAAAATACGAAACATCATTTCCTTTTTCGGACGGGCTGCATCACGAGATTGAAGTTAAAAAAAGTGCATTTATTGACTCATCCGGAGAAATCTGCGGAATAGCCGGAGCTTTTACAGATATAACTGAACGCAAAATTTATGAGGCCAAGATTAAACATCTGGCCCTGCATGATCAGGTTACCGGACTTCCAAACCGTAATATGTTCTATGCACAGCTTAAAAAATCAATTGCAATGGCAAAACGCAACAAGTACACGCTGGCATTGCTATACATTGATCTGGACGGATTCAAATCTGTCAACGACGATTTCGGACACGATGCAGGCGACACTCTGCTTAGGACTATAGGAAAACGCCTTTCAACCGCTGTTCGGGAATCCGACACAGCCTGCCGCATCGGCGGAGATGAATTTACAGTGCTGGTTGAAATGTACAATGACCCTGCAGATGTGATAATTGTAGCCGAAAAGATACGCAAAGGCTTAGCAGAACCAGCCACCTGCGAAAGCCATCCCTGCCAGACGAGTGCAAGTATAGGCATAGCCCTATATCCTCAGGATGCAGAATCTTCACGAGACCTCGTGAAAGCAGCAGACACGGCTATGTATTCAGCCAAACAACAAGGTAAAAACAGAATCTGTTTCTATAATGACAAAATCTAA
- a CDS encoding PAS domain-containing sensor histidine kinase, translating to MASSQERVQNLEKQNSQLQKELKQLRALIDAPRNVMQFSFDPAYRYITFNQAHYEFVKHNWGVEISAGMSVLDIFNEGKEVQSAREHFDRVLQGESYILKRKYKRRKGETKYYENTYVPVIENGSIVAGTVSAHDITEWSEKEEEGRKYRSIFDKALEGIYRSTIRGRFIEANREMARILGYDSPDELITSITDISSQLYCDPVDRDTVFSRLRTEEVVKDFETRMFRKDGTPIWVEFNARCEKNKDGHTLYVEGKLTDISARKEVEQRRQQMMQAEKMSSLGVLVAGVAHEINNPNSYLTLNLPLLKDIWNDTQGILDEFSEENGDFVLGGLEYSELRNHLPYLLQEMMEAASRIKDIVSRLKDYSRQNPEDGREYVELNDVVKGALTFVRHKIKNSTRNFELILPEKSPVVEANPQRLIQVLINLIVNACDALPINEGYLTVTVKTCGETNPKKNYACITVQDNGCGIPEKNLKNIEDPFFTTKRATGGTGLGLSISSNIMKEHNGLLEFSSIPAKGTTATIKLPLSI from the coding sequence ATGGCATCCTCTCAAGAACGCGTCCAGAATCTGGAAAAGCAAAACTCCCAGCTCCAAAAAGAACTGAAACAGCTTCGCGCCCTTATAGATGCCCCGCGCAACGTGATGCAATTTTCTTTTGATCCGGCCTACCGCTATATAACTTTCAATCAGGCTCACTATGAATTCGTAAAACACAACTGGGGTGTTGAAATCAGCGCCGGAATGAGCGTGCTGGATATTTTTAATGAAGGCAAAGAAGTCCAATCCGCCAGAGAACACTTTGACAGAGTTCTACAGGGTGAATCCTATATCCTGAAGCGCAAATATAAACGACGCAAAGGCGAAACCAAGTATTACGAGAACACCTATGTTCCAGTCATTGAAAACGGCTCAATCGTCGCAGGAACAGTCTCGGCTCATGACATTACAGAGTGGAGCGAAAAAGAAGAAGAAGGCCGCAAATACAGATCTATTTTCGATAAAGCTCTGGAAGGAATCTACCGTTCCACAATACGGGGCAGGTTCATTGAAGCCAACCGTGAAATGGCCCGAATCCTCGGCTATGATTCTCCTGACGAACTGATTACCTCCATTACAGACATAAGCTCGCAATTATACTGCGATCCTGTTGACAGGGACACCGTTTTTTCCCGTCTGCGCACTGAAGAAGTCGTCAAAGATTTTGAAACGCGCATGTTCCGCAAAGACGGCACTCCCATCTGGGTTGAATTCAATGCCCGCTGTGAAAAAAACAAAGACGGACATACTCTTTACGTGGAAGGAAAGCTTACAGACATCTCCGCCCGAAAAGAAGTTGAGCAACGGCGGCAACAGATGATGCAGGCTGAAAAAATGTCCTCGCTCGGGGTTCTCGTTGCCGGAGTGGCGCACGAAATAAACAACCCCAACAGCTATCTGACTCTGAATCTCCCGCTACTAAAAGATATCTGGAATGATACTCAGGGAATACTTGATGAATTCAGCGAAGAAAACGGTGACTTTGTTCTCGGCGGACTGGAATATTCCGAACTGCGCAATCACCTGCCCTACCTCCTGCAGGAAATGATGGAAGCGGCTTCACGCATTAAAGACATTGTCTCGCGATTGAAAGACTATTCCCGACAGAATCCCGAAGATGGACGTGAATATGTAGAACTGAACGATGTGGTCAAAGGGGCGCTGACTTTTGTCCGGCACAAAATAAAAAACTCGACCAGAAATTTTGAACTGATCCTGCCGGAAAAAAGTCCGGTTGTAGAAGCAAATCCGCAACGGCTTATTCAGGTACTTATCAACCTTATTGTAAACGCCTGCGACGCTCTGCCTATAAATGAAGGATACCTCACGGTAACAGTCAAAACTTGCGGCGAGACAAACCCAAAAAAGAACTACGCCTGCATCACAGTGCAGGACAACGGCTGCGGAATTCCTGAAAAAAATTTAAAAAATATTGAAGATCCCTTTTTTACCACCAAACGGGCCACAGGCGGAACAGGACTGGGTCTATCCATATCCTCAAACATTATGAAAGAACATAATGGATTACTTGAATTTTCATCCATACCAGCCAAGGGAACAACTGCCACAATAAAACTTCCGCTATCTATATAA
- a CDS encoding sigma-54-dependent transcriptional regulator translates to MNKSTFPKNPVLLVDDEETWLRSFSLALKSAGIDNILCCNDSREVASILETTEVEVIAADLAMPNVSGEDLIRLVSAKHPDIPILVITGMNQLETAVQCLKLGAFDFFVKTYDKNSLVSGIRHAIQIRELKRENTSLRSRFLDDKLEHPEAFDHIITDNMTMRSIFKYIEAIADSSKPVLITGESGVGKELVACAIHKVSGKSGEFVPVNVAGLDDNIFADTLFGHKKGAFTGADKARSGLVVNAAGGTLFLDEIGDLAHASQLKLLRLVQEREYMPIGSDLTRKTDARIIAATNIDPDILNDGPGFRSDLYYRLKAHHVHIPPLRERKEDIPMLVDYFLRAACKEEGQKKPEIPANLIALLSSYDFPGNIRELQFLILDALSCTDGLKLNIERLERHISHAPAITKQAHKQTVEGKVAFGTSLPTLKEVCDELVEETMRRTDNNQATAAAILGVSRQALNKRLNKMKLTQS, encoded by the coding sequence ATGAACAAGAGCACTTTCCCTAAAAACCCCGTGCTTCTCGTAGATGACGAGGAAACATGGTTGCGGTCTTTTTCGCTGGCTCTGAAGTCAGCCGGTATTGATAACATCCTTTGCTGTAACGACAGCCGCGAAGTAGCATCCATACTGGAAACCACCGAGGTAGAAGTAATTGCCGCGGATCTCGCCATGCCTAATGTCAGCGGAGAAGACTTAATCCGTCTGGTTTCCGCCAAGCATCCCGATATTCCCATACTTGTGATTACCGGTATGAATCAGCTTGAAACAGCCGTGCAATGTCTGAAACTCGGCGCTTTCGACTTCTTTGTAAAAACCTACGATAAAAACAGTCTGGTTTCCGGCATCCGTCATGCCATTCAAATCCGCGAGCTGAAAAGAGAAAATACAAGTCTGCGCTCCCGCTTTCTGGATGACAAACTCGAACATCCCGAAGCCTTCGATCATATCATCACCGATAATATGACCATGCGCTCCATCTTCAAATATATTGAAGCGATTGCAGATTCCTCCAAACCGGTGCTGATCACCGGAGAAAGTGGTGTAGGTAAAGAACTCGTTGCGTGTGCTATTCATAAAGTAAGCGGCAAGAGCGGCGAATTCGTGCCTGTGAATGTTGCCGGGCTTGATGATAATATTTTTGCAGACACACTCTTCGGTCATAAAAAAGGAGCGTTCACCGGAGCAGACAAAGCCCGCTCAGGACTCGTAGTCAACGCAGCCGGCGGAACTCTGTTTCTGGATGAAATAGGCGACCTCGCCCACGCTTCGCAGCTCAAACTCCTAAGACTTGTGCAGGAACGCGAATACATGCCCATCGGATCGGATTTAACCCGCAAAACCGATGCACGCATTATTGCCGCCACCAATATTGATCCAGACATATTAAATGATGGTCCCGGTTTCCGCAGTGATCTCTATTACAGACTTAAAGCCCATCATGTTCACATTCCACCTCTTCGGGAACGCAAAGAAGATATCCCCATGCTTGTGGATTATTTCCTACGCGCAGCATGTAAAGAAGAAGGACAAAAAAAACCGGAAATCCCTGCAAACCTCATCGCTCTACTTTCCTCTTACGATTTCCCCGGGAATATCCGTGAACTGCAATTTCTTATTCTCGATGCCCTCAGTTGCACTGATGGATTAAAACTTAATATTGAAAGACTGGAGCGTCACATCAGCCATGCTCCAGCCATCACTAAGCAAGCACACAAACAAACAGTTGAAGGCAAAGTCGCCTTCGGGACCAGCCTTCCCACATTAAAAGAAGTCTGTGACGAACTGGTCGAAGAAACCATGAGACGCACTGACAACAATCAGGCAACAGCCGCGGCAATACTCGGAGTATCCAGACAGGCCCTCAATAAACGTCTCAATAAAATGAAACTGACTCAATCATAG
- a CDS encoding DUF3955 domain-containing protein, with product MFKHLISFKTSLFLICVSIACAIAFNTIGSTIDSEGILHEPFGLIPIGWLFFLLGILVGIVCVIRWLWRKR from the coding sequence ATGTTTAAACACCTTATTTCATTCAAAACAAGCCTGTTTTTAATATGCGTAAGCATTGCATGCGCAATAGCATTCAATACAATTGGTTCAACAATTGATAGCGAAGGCATATTGCATGAGCCTTTCGGCTTGATCCCGATAGGCTGGCTGTTTTTTCTACTAGGAATTCTTGTCGGTATTGTTTGCGTTATTCGGTGGCTGTGGCGAAAACGGTAA
- a CDS encoding phenylacetate--CoA ligase family protein, producing the protein MDRSNIIYDQIEQDTSEARKARQLDKIKTVISKAMDSSKEFQTRMGSAGLTADDINDLDSFSKIPVLRKKELLNLQRDKGLDWLLTATPGELSRIYQSPGPLFDPEGREKDYWGWTEGFYAAGFRPGDLVQMTFSYHLTPAGLMLEEPLREIGCAVIPAGPGNSTVQSQLMTTLPVTGFVGMTSFLKVIAEKARAAGLDLKKDFKLDVAFVAAERLPESLRNEIEEAFGMKVRQGYGTADVGCIAYECLDLGGMHVSSRCYVEICDPQTGHPLPMGEVGEVVVTPYTLSYPLIRFGTGDLSCMVDSPCACGRTAPKLAGILGRADDTAKVKGQFIYPAQVAEVTQGFPQIKKHQIVITNDKGRDLLTLKLQLEGPFDEGKFIPAFQEKVKLRPALLILDENEIIEDGAAPLIDTRSYD; encoded by the coding sequence ATGGACAGATCAAACATAATTTATGACCAGATAGAGCAGGATACCTCTGAAGCCCGCAAGGCAAGACAACTGGACAAAATAAAAACAGTTATCTCGAAAGCGATGGATTCATCCAAAGAATTTCAGACTCGCATGGGTTCTGCCGGACTGACTGCTGACGACATAAATGACCTTGATAGTTTTTCTAAAATCCCTGTTCTTCGCAAAAAAGAACTTCTCAATTTGCAACGTGATAAAGGGCTGGACTGGCTGCTCACCGCTACTCCCGGTGAACTAAGCAGAATTTACCAATCCCCCGGCCCTCTTTTTGATCCCGAAGGACGGGAAAAAGATTACTGGGGCTGGACGGAAGGATTCTACGCAGCAGGGTTCCGCCCGGGTGATCTTGTCCAGATGACATTCAGCTACCACCTCACCCCCGCAGGACTTATGCTGGAAGAACCACTTCGGGAAATAGGCTGCGCTGTAATCCCTGCCGGACCGGGCAATTCTACCGTTCAATCGCAACTGATGACCACGCTTCCCGTAACCGGATTTGTGGGCATGACCAGTTTTCTGAAAGTTATTGCAGAAAAAGCACGGGCGGCAGGACTTGATCTTAAAAAAGATTTCAAACTGGATGTCGCTTTTGTTGCGGCGGAACGGTTGCCGGAATCTCTGCGAAATGAAATCGAAGAAGCTTTCGGCATGAAAGTTAGACAGGGTTACGGTACGGCGGATGTAGGCTGTATCGCTTACGAATGTCTGGACCTCGGCGGAATGCACGTATCCAGCCGTTGCTATGTTGAAATATGCGATCCGCAGACAGGTCATCCTCTCCCGATGGGCGAAGTGGGCGAAGTAGTCGTTACCCCTTACACTCTTTCATATCCCTTAATCCGTTTCGGAACAGGTGACTTATCCTGCATGGTCGACAGTCCTTGTGCATGTGGAAGAACAGCTCCCAAACTTGCCGGAATACTCGGCAGAGCAGACGACACCGCAAAAGTAAAAGGACAATTTATTTACCCTGCACAGGTTGCAGAGGTTACACAGGGTTTCCCTCAGATTAAAAAACATCAAATAGTAATCACCAATGACAAGGGACGCGACCTGCTGACACTTAAGCTTCAACTCGAAGGACCATTTGATGAAGGCAAATTTATTCCCGCATTTCAGGAAAAAGTTAAACTTAGACCTGCCCTGCTGATACTTGATGAAAATGAAATTATCGAAGACGGCGCAGCTCCGCTTATAGATACACGTTCGTATGATTAA
- a CDS encoding pentapeptide repeat-containing protein, which produces MSALIVHDNETYENEVFKALDVSDELLRDVSFYNCRFVGSSFQFADLRGCAFEKCTFSNCNLALAKFHNTKFIGAVFNDSKLLGINWGSTGVVISASYVNCLLDSSIFSDMNLGKVKFISCSMVEASFLNTKLVRVKFDDCDLKRCQFSQADLSSADFSTSRNYYMNASSNKLHKTVFSLPEAVSLLANLDIKLK; this is translated from the coding sequence ATGTCAGCTTTAATTGTTCATGATAATGAGACTTATGAAAATGAAGTCTTTAAAGCTCTGGATGTTAGTGATGAACTACTCAGGGATGTTTCTTTTTACAATTGTCGTTTTGTAGGGTCATCTTTTCAGTTTGCCGATTTAAGAGGGTGTGCTTTTGAAAAATGCACATTTTCGAATTGTAATCTTGCCCTTGCTAAATTTCATAATACGAAATTTATCGGCGCAGTATTTAATGATTCTAAATTACTGGGGATAAATTGGGGCAGTACGGGAGTGGTTATTAGTGCTTCTTATGTAAACTGTTTGCTTGATAGTTCTATTTTCAGCGATATGAATCTTGGTAAAGTTAAGTTTATTTCATGTTCAATGGTCGAAGCTTCTTTTCTTAATACGAAACTGGTTCGTGTTAAATTTGATGATTGTGACCTGAAGAGATGCCAATTTAGTCAAGCTGATTTAAGTTCTGCTGATTTCAGTACTTCAAGAAATTATTATATGAATGCGAGTTCTAATAAACTTCATAAGACTGTGTTTTCATTACCGGAAGCCGTTTCACTGCTTGCAAATCTTGATATTAAGTTAAAGTAG
- a CDS encoding EAL and HDOD domain-containing protein: MSIDEQQKAYHNVFFARQPIFNNKMKVWGYELFYRKNEESDSATYIDEFKATMEVMSNLALSPDDKFKAAKIIINFSEQAVLEDLPLSLHPKSTIIQFTDPEEVSPELIETVHKLKDRGYTISLDDYAARYENQELYALVDIMTLNISKLARPDITQYMQALSGLKTVYLAKKVETAEQFEYVKELGFAYYQGYFFKRPKTEVARKISSNEMLRFNLMQMLNSEDFDIGELSKTIEKDVSLSARLLSLLNSPAYGLTAKISSIQQAVVYLGGDQLRHWLRVILLTDMKQPGKSAELTRLSLQRAKVIEMLSSHSEILENDERLFLVGLFSLLDAMLELPMNRVVQLLSALDDTIRQTLDGDETLFRPWLALVEAMEDSNWEKVGAMAATLDLEASDIMKCYKEALDWSNTVLTCM, translated from the coding sequence ATGAGCATAGATGAACAACAAAAGGCGTATCATAACGTATTCTTTGCACGACAGCCCATATTCAATAATAAAATGAAAGTATGGGGCTATGAGCTCTTTTATCGAAAAAATGAAGAGTCTGACTCCGCAACATATATTGATGAATTCAAAGCTACCATGGAAGTAATGTCCAATCTGGCCTTAAGCCCTGATGACAAATTTAAGGCCGCCAAAATTATTATTAACTTTTCGGAACAGGCCGTCCTCGAAGACCTCCCTTTATCGCTGCATCCTAAATCCACCATTATACAGTTCACTGACCCGGAAGAAGTTTCTCCTGAATTAATAGAGACGGTACATAAGCTAAAAGACAGAGGCTATACCATTTCATTAGACGACTATGCCGCACGGTATGAAAACCAAGAACTATACGCCTTAGTCGACATTATGACCCTGAACATTTCAAAGCTGGCCCGCCCTGATATCACACAGTATATGCAGGCTCTCTCCGGCCTAAAAACGGTATATCTGGCTAAAAAAGTCGAAACGGCAGAACAGTTCGAATATGTGAAGGAACTCGGATTTGCTTATTATCAAGGATACTTTTTCAAGCGCCCGAAAACCGAAGTTGCCCGTAAAATTTCTTCCAACGAGATGCTCCGCTTTAACCTGATGCAAATGCTCAACAGTGAAGATTTCGACATAGGAGAACTCAGCAAAACAATTGAAAAAGATGTGTCACTAAGCGCGCGCCTTCTGAGTCTATTAAATTCTCCGGCCTACGGCCTCACCGCTAAAATTTCGTCCATCCAACAAGCGGTAGTATACCTTGGCGGAGATCAACTCAGACACTGGCTTCGTGTTATTCTCCTTACAGACATGAAACAACCCGGCAAATCTGCGGAATTAACCCGCCTAAGTCTCCAGCGGGCCAAGGTTATCGAAATGCTCAGCTCACATTCAGAAATACTGGAAAACGATGAACGTTTATTTCTGGTAGGCCTGTTTTCTCTGCTGGACGCAATGCTCGAACTGCCGATGAACCGTGTAGTGCAACTACTCTCAGCATTGGACGACACCATCCGCCAGACACTTGATGGAGACGAAACCCTCTTCCGGCCATGGCTGGCTTTAGTAGAAGCAATGGAAGATTCAAATTGGGAAAAAGTAGGCGCAATGGCGGCAACTCTGGACCTTGAAGCATCCGACATAATGAAGTGTTACAAAGAAGCGCTGGACTGGTCGAATACTGTACTGACCTGCATGTAA
- a CDS encoding ABC transporter ATP-binding protein, with the protein MSLLNVQNLEVVYNDVVLVLKGLSLNVAKGSITTLLGANGAGKSTTLKAISGLLEGEDGKATSGTILYKGQPMSSKSPEKTVRQGIFQVMEGRRIFEDLTVEENLRCGAYTQPAKNFSGNLEKVYTYFPRLRERKAQLAGYMSGGEQQMLAIGRAVMASPELLLLDEPSLGLAPLLVEEIFDIVKKINKEEGVTVLLVEQNARMALSLADYGYIMENGRIVMDGKGSELLHNPDVQEFYLGLSHGGEKRSYRDVKHYRRRKRWLG; encoded by the coding sequence ATGAGTCTGCTAAATGTTCAAAATCTTGAAGTCGTCTACAACGATGTAGTTCTGGTTTTGAAAGGTCTTTCTTTAAATGTCGCCAAAGGCAGTATCACAACTCTGCTCGGCGCAAACGGGGCAGGTAAATCCACTACCCTGAAAGCTATATCCGGCCTGCTGGAAGGCGAAGACGGCAAAGCTACATCGGGCACAATTCTCTACAAGGGACAGCCGATGAGCAGTAAAAGCCCCGAGAAAACCGTTCGGCAAGGTATTTTTCAAGTTATGGAAGGTCGCCGTATTTTTGAAGACCTGACTGTTGAAGAAAACCTACGTTGCGGAGCCTACACTCAACCTGCGAAAAACTTTTCAGGCAACCTTGAAAAAGTATATACATATTTCCCGAGATTGAGGGAACGCAAAGCCCAGCTTGCAGGATACATGTCCGGCGGCGAACAGCAGATGCTCGCCATCGGCCGGGCTGTAATGGCCTCCCCTGAATTGCTGCTGCTCGATGAGCCGTCACTTGGACTCGCGCCGCTGTTAGTCGAAGAAATTTTTGATATAGTAAAAAAAATCAACAAAGAAGAGGGGGTTACTGTTCTTCTGGTTGAACAGAATGCCCGCATGGCCCTTTCACTGGCTGACTACGGCTATATCATGGAAAACGGCCGGATTGTTATGGACGGAAAAGGTTCGGAACTTTTACATAACCCGGATGTTCAGGAATTTTATCTGGGACTTTCTCATGGCGGAGAAAAACGCAGCTATCGCGACGTAAAACACTATCGCCGCCGTAAACGCTGGCTAGGCTAA